The Raoultibacter phocaeensis genome includes a window with the following:
- a CDS encoding MFS transporter, translated as MAASTKKLHYGWLVMVACCLIMFMPCCFTFNAASVFYSSVAEAMGVGTGQVGLYISIVYITMFVALLFIGKLFEKKDARAVLTFSVICIAVAFLIMAVTPTIFGFYGAGVLLGLGNAVVLYLMVPVLIGRWFKKNVGLLIGIGMAMTGIGGMLWSPVATSIILSSGYQTAYLMYAVLSAVVGIPCALFIIRSRPSDKGLEPLGYDAAAEAAAQEVAASTAVEGVSVQTARKQPAALILIALYAGLVNLGLTMNFYLPTYINSLTVFGDAASAAIIGATLASVVMFGSLIGKVVLGWTNDRSVPGSVIFGLASGIIGLLLVLFGVNISVYLVYAGGALFGVFFASATTTTPQLTRKVFGNKDYAQIYSYVTAVCAFLAAFGSAIWGFIYDFTGSFFATFAIDMGLMALCFVLAFAGMAVGKKLPRE; from the coding sequence ATGGCTGCATCAACTAAGAAGCTCCACTATGGCTGGTTGGTTATGGTGGCGTGTTGTCTCATCATGTTCATGCCGTGCTGCTTCACCTTCAATGCGGCATCGGTGTTCTACAGCTCGGTGGCCGAGGCGATGGGGGTGGGTACCGGCCAGGTTGGTCTGTACATTTCCATCGTGTACATCACCATGTTCGTAGCGCTTTTGTTCATTGGCAAACTATTCGAAAAGAAAGATGCTCGTGCCGTTCTGACGTTTTCGGTCATATGCATCGCCGTCGCCTTTCTCATCATGGCAGTTACGCCGACGATTTTCGGGTTTTACGGGGCAGGCGTTTTGCTTGGACTCGGCAACGCGGTCGTTCTCTATCTCATGGTCCCTGTGCTTATCGGGCGCTGGTTCAAGAAGAACGTCGGCCTCTTGATCGGCATCGGCATGGCCATGACCGGCATCGGCGGCATGCTGTGGAGCCCTGTTGCCACGTCTATCATTTTGTCGAGTGGCTATCAAACCGCCTACCTCATGTACGCAGTCCTCTCGGCTGTTGTTGGGATTCCGTGCGCATTGTTCATCATTCGTAGTCGCCCGAGCGATAAAGGGCTCGAGCCGCTCGGCTATGACGCTGCTGCAGAGGCGGCCGCCCAAGAAGTTGCCGCTTCCACAGCTGTAGAGGGCGTTTCGGTTCAAACCGCCCGTAAGCAACCGGCGGCGCTCATACTGATCGCCTTGTATGCCGGCCTTGTCAATCTTGGGCTGACCATGAATTTCTATCTGCCCACCTACATCAATTCGCTTACCGTATTCGGAGACGCCGCAAGCGCTGCCATCATCGGTGCGACGCTTGCGTCGGTAGTCATGTTCGGCTCGCTCATCGGTAAAGTCGTGCTTGGTTGGACGAACGACCGGAGCGTTCCCGGTTCGGTCATCTTCGGCCTGGCATCGGGCATCATCGGTCTTCTGCTTGTACTGTTCGGCGTCAACATCTCCGTATACCTGGTGTATGCGGGCGGCGCTCTGTTCGGCGTGTTCTTCGCCTCCGCTACCACCACAACACCCCAACTCACCCGGAAGGTGTTCGGCAACAAAGATTACGCGCAGATTTACTCTTATGTGACGGCCGTGTGTGCGTTCTTAGCTGCGTTCGGCTCCGCCATTTGGGGATTCATCTACGACTTTACGGGGTCTTTCTTCGCGACGTTCGCAATCGACATGGGGCTCATGGCCTTGTGCTTCGTACTCGCTTTTGCCGGCATGGCCGTCGGTAAAAAGCTTCCGCGCGAATAG
- a CDS encoding CoA transferase yields MWHNEALPEFGVLSGLKVVHASSSLAGPLGPTIFAEYGADVVWIENAQAPDYTRTLHNIQPESERRNQRAVGIKIGSPEGRQIVLDLVRDADVFIESSKGGQFERFNLSDDVMWEVNPKLVIAHISGYGQTGLPEYVSRGGFDATAQAFSGYMWENTNGGATPPYAVGPYVADYITALWTALAVLAAVRKADETGVGDSLDIAQYELMMRASIFSVDYFTFHKEFPKTGEKSMIAGWGGFPCKDGKILYCCFSGASVLKKVCELLGLDYGSDLFPAEVGLYNVETESGKAFERAVVDYLASKTVDEAEAEMLAAGLPVSKVNSWEDVENNPHVQARGVIEEWETVKGTKLRAVGPLPKFKKHPGRVWRPAPSFGENNEEILSELGYSQEQIADFYDQGIINKDFDLKLSR; encoded by the coding sequence ATGTGGCATAACGAAGCGTTGCCGGAGTTCGGAGTGCTTTCCGGTCTCAAGGTAGTCCATGCTTCATCTTCGCTAGCAGGTCCGCTGGGACCGACGATTTTTGCGGAGTACGGTGCCGACGTCGTATGGATCGAGAACGCACAAGCGCCCGATTACACGCGTACGCTGCACAACATTCAACCCGAATCGGAGCGCCGCAACCAACGTGCCGTGGGCATCAAGATAGGGTCTCCTGAAGGTCGGCAAATCGTGCTTGATCTCGTCAGGGACGCCGATGTGTTCATTGAGTCTTCGAAGGGCGGGCAGTTTGAGCGCTTTAACCTGTCGGACGATGTGATGTGGGAGGTCAACCCCAAGTTGGTTATCGCCCATATATCCGGGTACGGACAAACCGGCCTGCCCGAATACGTCAGTCGCGGAGGCTTCGATGCGACGGCTCAGGCCTTCTCGGGATACATGTGGGAGAACACGAACGGAGGGGCTACACCGCCGTATGCGGTAGGTCCGTATGTGGCCGACTACATTACGGCGCTCTGGACGGCGCTCGCCGTGCTTGCGGCAGTGCGCAAGGCCGACGAAACCGGTGTGGGCGACAGCCTCGACATCGCTCAGTACGAGCTTATGATGCGCGCATCCATCTTTTCGGTCGACTACTTCACCTTCCACAAGGAATTCCCGAAAACGGGAGAGAAGTCGATGATCGCAGGCTGGGGAGGTTTCCCCTGCAAGGACGGTAAGATCCTGTACTGCTGCTTCTCGGGAGCGAGCGTGCTCAAAAAGGTGTGCGAGTTGCTCGGTCTCGATTACGGTTCGGATTTGTTCCCGGCAGAGGTCGGTCTGTACAATGTTGAAACCGAATCAGGTAAAGCGTTTGAACGGGCCGTTGTAGACTATCTTGCAAGCAAAACCGTTGACGAGGCCGAAGCCGAAATGCTCGCTGCCGGACTGCCCGTATCGAAGGTCAACAGCTGGGAAGACGTCGAGAACAATCCACATGTTCAGGCGCGTGGCGTGATCGAGGAGTGGGAAACGGTCAAGGGCACGAAGCTCCGTGCCGTAGGGCCGCTGCCCAAATTTAAAAAACATCCTGGTCGCGTATGGCGTCCCGCACCGAGTTTCGGCGAGAACAACGAGGAGATATTAAGCGAGCTCGGCTATTCGCAAGAGCAGATCGCCGATTTCTACGATCAAGGAATCATCAATAAGGATTTCGATCTCAAACTATCCCGCTAG
- a CDS encoding metallopeptidase family protein — MSDEEFEAVIEEALDSIPEKFIEALENVAIVMEDEPDDYHLETLESPDSLGASYCDDELLGLYDGIPLTERGEYYDGDIPDVITVFKGPHERCFGSREQVVEEIGKTVIHEIGHYFGIDDARLHEMGY; from the coding sequence ATGAGCGACGAAGAGTTCGAAGCCGTCATCGAAGAAGCGCTCGATTCGATCCCCGAAAAGTTCATCGAGGCGCTCGAGAACGTGGCGATCGTCATGGAAGACGAGCCCGACGACTACCACCTCGAAACGCTCGAATCCCCCGATTCTTTGGGAGCGTCCTATTGTGACGACGAGCTTTTAGGCCTGTACGATGGCATTCCTCTTACTGAGCGGGGAGAATACTACGACGGGGACATTCCCGATGTCATCACTGTGTTCAAAGGCCCTCATGAGCGCTGCTTCGGCTCGCGCGAACAGGTGGTCGAAGAGATCGGGAAAACCGTCATCCACGAGATAGGGCACTATTTCGGCATCGACGATGCACGACTTCACGAGATGGGGTACTAG
- a CDS encoding NYN domain-containing protein: protein MHYLIDGYNVTRRDPATKNLLLEEQRLELESRLRIKSSVLLGKATYTIIWDASGGIGTVNPTGAAHRDSEYTRLPTADDAIVAKVRRATERIGIVTSDNELANRCRSAAPHGVDILPAERLFADAKPKKARDKKAPLPRDVGIPPNANEINRELKKIWGIED from the coding sequence ATGCACTACCTTATAGACGGCTACAACGTTACTCGCCGCGATCCCGCCACCAAAAACCTTCTCCTTGAAGAACAGCGGCTCGAACTCGAAAGCCGCCTACGCATCAAAAGCTCCGTGCTTCTCGGGAAAGCAACGTACACGATCATCTGGGACGCCTCCGGGGGAATCGGTACCGTGAACCCCACCGGAGCAGCGCATCGGGATTCCGAGTATACGCGCCTTCCCACCGCCGACGATGCGATCGTTGCGAAGGTGCGCCGCGCAACCGAGCGCATCGGCATTGTGACCTCAGACAATGAGCTTGCAAACCGCTGCCGTTCTGCCGCCCCTCACGGGGTGGACATCCTTCCCGCCGAGCGCCTGTTTGCAGACGCCAAGCCCAAGAAAGCGCGCGACAAGAAAGCGCCTCTGCCCCGCGACGTCGGCATACCTCCGAACGCAAACGAAATCAACCGTGAGCTGAAAAAGATTTGGGGCATCGAGGATTAG
- a CDS encoding MFS transporter — protein sequence MNAKSQKTSEKSRAMFPVLLGCSFVASFGESMMSIALPEVADTFSLTLSMANWLVTGYLVVAATTVTLAAFLLKRLGLRVVFFIGIGALAIGSGLAMLASDFPTLFACRLIQAVCTGLFFPLVTGTIMATSRKDRLGLHLAMNSGIIAFGLAICPVVSGLLLTYVGWRAMFAVPLALAAVLLPLGFYVLRDAEKGERARIDVLSAALSLVGLGALMYGLSEFTHDVVPSVIALGIAAVAIALFVWRQLASRSPLLNLRPLGHPRFAVGLLMVMVGTMTSFSLSVLLPLYFEGAIGHTAFFAGLLLLGPVLVNAVCSLLGGRLFDRRGVWPMLPMGLGLVLAGLAGVFVSAEHMRVDLVVAASAVSYAGLGFVVTPAKTAALDHLPAELYAHGASINSTFVQIASALGPSLFVGVLSADVLRETAAGLSKAHAYALGFSHTLTIAIGISLVGLIIALFYAHALRKKPGR from the coding sequence GTGAACGCAAAATCACAGAAGACTTCGGAGAAGAGTAGGGCGATGTTTCCCGTGCTGCTTGGCTGTTCGTTCGTCGCTTCGTTTGGGGAAAGCATGATGAGCATCGCGCTGCCCGAAGTGGCGGACACGTTTTCCCTTACCCTCTCTATGGCGAACTGGCTTGTCACAGGATACCTCGTCGTTGCGGCTACGACAGTTACGCTTGCAGCGTTCCTGCTCAAAAGGCTAGGGCTTCGCGTCGTTTTCTTCATCGGAATCGGAGCGCTGGCTATCGGAAGCGGATTGGCCATGCTCGCCTCCGATTTCCCAACGCTCTTCGCGTGCCGTCTTATCCAGGCGGTTTGCACGGGCCTGTTCTTCCCGCTCGTTACCGGCACCATCATGGCAACGTCGCGCAAGGATCGACTCGGGTTGCACTTGGCCATGAACAGCGGGATTATCGCCTTCGGCTTGGCTATCTGCCCTGTCGTATCGGGGTTGCTGCTCACCTACGTTGGGTGGCGGGCTATGTTTGCCGTCCCGCTTGCGTTGGCTGCCGTGTTGCTGCCCCTCGGGTTTTACGTGCTGCGAGACGCCGAAAAAGGCGAGCGCGCCCGCATCGACGTTTTGAGCGCAGCGCTCAGCCTTGTCGGGTTGGGTGCGCTCATGTACGGACTGAGCGAGTTTACCCATGATGTTGTTCCGTCCGTCATTGCTCTTGGCATCGCCGCCGTTGCGATAGCCCTGTTCGTTTGGCGTCAGCTTGCTTCTCGATCACCGCTTTTGAATCTTCGCCCGCTCGGACATCCGAGGTTTGCAGTGGGGCTTCTGATGGTTATGGTCGGCACCATGACCTCGTTTTCGCTGAGCGTACTGCTTCCTTTGTACTTCGAGGGGGCAATCGGGCACACGGCCTTTTTTGCCGGCTTGCTTTTGCTCGGCCCTGTGCTGGTCAACGCGGTGTGCTCGCTTTTGGGTGGGAGGCTGTTCGATCGTCGCGGTGTTTGGCCGATGCTTCCGATGGGGTTGGGTTTGGTGCTTGCGGGGTTGGCCGGAGTGTTCGTCTCGGCAGAACACATGCGGGTTGATCTGGTTGTTGCGGCAAGCGCCGTTTCGTACGCAGGTCTCGGGTTCGTGGTCACGCCTGCGAAAACGGCGGCGCTCGATCACCTGCCCGCCGAGCTGTACGCGCACGGCGCCTCTATCAATTCGACGTTCGTGCAAATCGCTTCGGCACTCGGTCCATCGCTGTTCGTCGGAGTCCTGTCCGCGGACGTGCTGCGGGAAACTGCGGCGGGTTTGTCTAAGGCCCACGCGTATGCGCTGGGTTTTTCGCATACGCTCACGATTGCGATCGGCATCTCGCTGGTCGGTTTGATTATCGCGCTTTTCTATGCGCACGCATTGAGGAAGAAGCCAGGGCGCTAA
- the bfr gene encoding bacterioferritin encodes MKGNDKLIDTLNDLLAGELTGINQYFVHAEMCEDWGYSKLSANFKTRAITEMKHAEKLIERILFLEGTPIVSNLNDINIGEAIPEQVQNDHALEMDTVRDYNEAIVLAGEVLDYATRDVLVQILNDEDQHLDELEELQDQIEQMTLQTFLSTQN; translated from the coding sequence ATGAAGGGAAACGACAAACTCATCGACACGCTTAACGACTTGCTCGCAGGCGAACTGACCGGCATCAACCAGTACTTCGTGCATGCGGAAATGTGCGAGGATTGGGGCTATAGCAAACTGAGCGCAAACTTCAAGACCCGCGCGATCACCGAGATGAAGCATGCCGAGAAACTCATCGAGCGCATCCTGTTCCTTGAGGGCACGCCCATCGTTTCCAACCTCAACGACATCAACATCGGCGAAGCCATTCCCGAGCAGGTTCAAAACGACCATGCGCTCGAAATGGACACCGTACGGGACTACAACGAGGCAATCGTGCTCGCTGGAGAAGTGCTCGACTACGCCACCCGCGACGTCCTCGTGCAAATTCTCAACGACGAGGACCAGCATCTCGACGAGCTCGAAGAGCTCCAGGACCAGATCGAGCAGATGACGCTGCAGACCTTCCTCTCGACACAGAACTAG
- the dcm gene encoding DNA (cytosine-5-)-methyltransferase: MNASVLIKEKREELGLTQRQFAQILRLGRNGERSVRRWETGESTPADIYLYAVQDLEPEAPFAQADNGEYAFDFIDLFAGIGGMHLAFSEAGGRCVYSSEWDKYCQIQYRHNFGITPHGDITKVLETEIPNHDILVAGFPCQPFSIAGVSKKKSLGKETGFLDKTQGTLFFDVARIIEAKRPKSFMLENVKNLRSHDKGTTWCIIEQTLRNLDYELFVDVIDGKGLVPQHRERILIVGFDKRRYGDSIEFTFNISRPKKAPVLKDILETTDVDRYTLSDKLWCYLQNYAEKHRAKGNGFGYGMPNLEGTTRTLSARYYKDGSEILIPQEGKNPRKLTPRECARLQGYPDEYRIVVSDTQAYKQFGNSVVVPLIAQVAKLISAKLKELENTGE, from the coding sequence ATGAATGCTTCAGTTTTAATTAAAGAAAAAAGAGAAGAACTTGGCCTTACCCAACGGCAATTTGCACAAATATTACGACTTGGGCGAAACGGAGAGCGAAGCGTCCGTCGCTGGGAAACGGGAGAATCGACACCGGCAGATATCTACCTGTACGCCGTTCAGGATCTTGAACCCGAAGCCCCTTTCGCACAGGCGGACAATGGCGAATATGCGTTTGACTTCATCGATCTATTCGCCGGAATAGGCGGTATGCATCTTGCATTCTCAGAAGCTGGCGGAAGATGCGTATATTCTTCCGAGTGGGATAAGTACTGCCAAATACAGTATCGGCATAATTTCGGTATAACACCTCACGGCGACATAACAAAAGTCCTCGAAACTGAAATACCGAATCACGATATTTTGGTCGCAGGATTTCCTTGCCAACCTTTCTCCATTGCAGGAGTATCCAAGAAAAAAAGCCTTGGAAAAGAAACGGGCTTCCTCGACAAGACCCAAGGTACCTTGTTCTTCGACGTCGCGCGCATCATTGAAGCCAAAAGACCGAAATCATTTATGCTAGAAAACGTTAAGAATCTCAGAAGTCATGACAAAGGGACCACATGGTGCATCATCGAGCAGACGCTTCGGAACCTTGATTATGAACTGTTCGTTGATGTCATCGACGGAAAGGGACTCGTTCCCCAACACAGAGAAAGAATCCTCATCGTGGGCTTCGACAAAAGGCGCTACGGGGACAGCATCGAGTTTACGTTTAATATTAGTCGCCCAAAAAAAGCACCTGTTCTCAAAGACATATTAGAAACCACCGATGTAGATCGGTACACACTCTCAGACAAATTGTGGTGTTACCTACAAAACTATGCGGAAAAGCACAGAGCGAAAGGTAACGGGTTTGGCTACGGAATGCCCAATCTTGAAGGAACTACGAGGACTTTGAGCGCACGATACTATAAGGACGGATCAGAAATCCTCATTCCCCAAGAAGGGAAGAACCCACGAAAACTTACTCCGAGAGAATGTGCACGACTCCAGGGGTATCCTGATGAATACAGAATCGTCGTTTCGGATACGCAAGCCTACAAGCAGTTTGGAAACTCGGTAGTCGTTCCCCTTATTGCCCAAGTGGCAAAGCTTATCAGCGCCAAGCTCAAGGAGTTGGAGAACACCGGTGAATAA
- a CDS encoding type II restriction endonuclease codes for MNNDLLALAIDRTVLSSIVFAKFLSPNDTGLTGGHQCGIYIPKSSVPLIFDELFEKGTNRDRKAEILWNEESSTKSRFIYYGQGTRNEYRITKFGRGFTLLKPDHTGDLLVICKENDEKYYAYVLSDDDSIQGFLDAFSISPTEVNCLIKNEAAKDGEGSKDPFTVYIKAFGTDFPDTQTMARSAQEIEAILRGEDVCLTADETIIRWIDAEYKLFRRIEEVHYEFLLLEPTESLEAFVKIGLEITNRRKSRAGKSLEHHLKAIFNDRCIKFKEQAVTELNKRPDFIFPSEEAYHDPEFPAERLTFLGAKTTCKDRWRQVINEADRIEEKYLFTLQQGVSPNQLKEMHEHHLTLVVPEPYHKDYPRTDFVGVITFEEFLSIVLEKQGF; via the coding sequence GTGAATAACGATCTTCTCGCTCTGGCAATCGATAGGACGGTGCTATCGAGCATCGTATTTGCAAAATTCTTGTCTCCCAACGATACAGGGCTCACTGGCGGTCATCAGTGCGGCATCTATATCCCAAAATCAAGTGTGCCGTTGATCTTCGACGAGCTTTTCGAAAAGGGAACGAATCGGGATCGCAAAGCGGAGATCTTATGGAATGAAGAATCCAGCACTAAAAGCCGTTTCATCTACTATGGGCAGGGAACCCGAAACGAATATCGAATAACGAAATTCGGTCGTGGCTTCACGCTACTAAAGCCCGATCACACAGGCGACCTTCTCGTCATTTGTAAGGAAAACGACGAGAAGTACTACGCATATGTTCTATCGGATGACGACAGCATCCAAGGTTTTCTTGATGCTTTTTCGATTTCTCCTACTGAAGTTAATTGCTTGATAAAAAACGAGGCAGCAAAAGATGGCGAAGGCTCAAAAGATCCGTTTACCGTTTACATCAAGGCTTTTGGCACCGATTTTCCCGATACACAGACCATGGCTCGTTCAGCCCAAGAAATTGAAGCGATACTTCGGGGGGAAGACGTTTGCCTCACTGCTGATGAAACGATCATCAGATGGATCGATGCGGAATACAAGCTGTTCCGCCGAATCGAAGAGGTTCATTACGAATTTCTCTTGCTTGAGCCTACGGAAAGCCTTGAGGCCTTCGTCAAAATCGGCTTGGAAATAACTAATCGACGCAAGTCTCGTGCAGGAAAATCGCTTGAACATCATTTGAAAGCCATTTTTAACGATAGGTGCATCAAATTCAAAGAGCAAGCTGTCACGGAGCTGAACAAAAGACCGGATTTCATTTTTCCTTCAGAGGAGGCATATCACGATCCTGAGTTCCCTGCCGAACGACTGACGTTTCTTGGAGCAAAAACCACCTGCAAGGATCGATGGAGACAGGTGATCAACGAAGCCGATAGGATCGAAGAGAAGTATTTGTTTACCCTTCAGCAAGGGGTGTCGCCCAATCAGCTCAAGGAAATGCACGAACATCATTTGACCTTGGTCGTTCCCGAACCGTATCACAAAGACTATCCTCGGACCGATTTCGTCGGCGTCATCACCTTCGAGGAATTCCTTTCCATCGTGCTCGAAAAACAAGGGTTTTGA
- a CDS encoding DinB/UmuC family translesion DNA polymerase produces the protein MSEDRTYVCIDLKTFYASVECVARGLDPFATNLVVADPERTQTTICLAITPAMKDLGIRNRCRLFEIPEGVRYITAKPRMRHYMEVSADIYGIYLRYVSAEDIHVYSIDECFIDATPYLSLYDVTAREFAGMLMNAVFTETGICATAGVGTNLFLAKVALDITAKHASDNIGYLDQAEFERLIWDHQPITDIWNIGPGTAKRLAKFGVHDLRGVCRLDESVLYSEFGVNAEYLIDHAHGIEPCTIAQIKAYEPQGRSMSNGQVLPGDYTYDEALVVLKEMVDQLVLELVEKSLVAESISLSVGYARETASEDRGEEQAFQGEHGKRTGWGAGSRTGGTRKLHERTNSLKRLLPRFEELFADTTDRAKPIRRIHVGFGSILSEDFATVDLFTDIEAEAQERSLQNTVLAVKDRFGKNALVRGTSLTEKATARERNEQVGGHHA, from the coding sequence ATGAGCGAGGACCGCACCTATGTATGCATCGACCTGAAGACGTTTTACGCTTCGGTAGAGTGCGTTGCGCGCGGACTCGATCCTTTTGCCACCAACCTCGTCGTAGCCGATCCTGAACGCACGCAAACCACCATCTGCCTCGCTATCACTCCTGCCATGAAAGACCTCGGAATTCGCAACCGCTGCAGGTTGTTCGAAATCCCCGAAGGCGTGCGCTACATCACGGCCAAGCCGCGCATGCGCCACTACATGGAGGTCTCGGCCGACATTTACGGCATCTATCTGCGCTACGTCAGCGCCGAAGACATACACGTGTATTCGATCGACGAATGCTTCATCGATGCGACCCCGTACCTCTCGCTATATGACGTGACGGCGCGGGAGTTCGCTGGCATGCTCATGAACGCAGTCTTCACCGAAACGGGCATTTGCGCGACGGCAGGGGTGGGAACGAACCTGTTTCTGGCGAAGGTCGCGCTCGACATCACGGCAAAGCACGCAAGCGACAACATCGGGTATCTCGATCAGGCTGAATTCGAGCGGCTCATTTGGGATCATCAGCCGATTACGGATATCTGGAATATAGGCCCTGGCACCGCGAAGCGCCTCGCAAAGTTCGGGGTGCACGATCTACGCGGCGTATGTCGGCTCGACGAAAGCGTTCTGTACTCGGAGTTCGGCGTAAACGCCGAGTATCTGATCGATCACGCTCACGGCATCGAGCCGTGCACCATCGCCCAGATCAAGGCCTACGAGCCGCAGGGGCGATCGATGTCGAACGGGCAGGTTCTACCTGGCGACTACACCTACGATGAAGCGCTCGTGGTGCTGAAAGAGATGGTTGATCAGCTTGTGCTCGAACTGGTAGAAAAGAGTCTTGTTGCCGAATCGATCTCGCTTTCGGTCGGTTACGCACGCGAGACCGCATCGGAGGATCGCGGAGAAGAACAGGCCTTCCAGGGCGAGCATGGCAAACGAACAGGATGGGGCGCTGGTTCGCGGACAGGCGGTACGCGCAAACTCCATGAGCGAACGAATTCCCTGAAACGGCTTCTTCCTCGTTTTGAAGAGCTGTTTGCCGATACGACCGATCGTGCGAAGCCCATTCGTCGTATCCATGTGGGATTCGGGTCGATTCTGTCCGAAGATTTCGCTACGGTCGATCTGTTCACCGACATCGAAGCCGAGGCGCAGGAGCGAAGCTTGCAGAACACGGTTCTCGCCGTCAAAGACCGTTTCGGCAAGAACGCGCTTGTGCGGGGTACGAGCCTTACCGAGAAAGCAACTGCGCGCGAGCGCAACGAGCAGGTGGGAGGTCATCATGCGTGA
- a CDS encoding response regulator transcription factor — protein sequence MAKILLADDEPSMLNLIRRIVVGGGYEFCYAADGDEAIEVYRQEQPDLVILDVMMPKLDGFQVCQALRSEGAIIPIVFLTAKGDIVDKGAGFNVGGDDYLVKPFDPEELLLRIDAHLKRNERIMPKQQGDCVMLEGLEFDTKRSRVTIEGKRIDFTPKEFQILFLLASHPGEVFTREQLIEAVWGEEFVGETSSLPVFIRKIREKIEEDPSHPVYLQTAWRSGYRFGN from the coding sequence GTGGCAAAGATCCTTTTAGCCGATGACGAGCCGAGCATGCTGAATCTGATCCGCCGTATTGTGGTGGGGGGCGGATACGAGTTCTGCTATGCAGCCGATGGGGACGAGGCGATCGAGGTGTATCGGCAAGAGCAGCCCGATCTCGTCATCCTCGACGTCATGATGCCGAAGCTCGACGGATTCCAAGTATGCCAAGCGCTGCGAAGCGAAGGTGCCATCATTCCGATCGTGTTCTTGACGGCGAAGGGAGATATCGTCGACAAAGGGGCGGGTTTCAACGTCGGCGGCGATGATTATCTCGTAAAACCGTTCGATCCGGAGGAACTGCTGCTGCGCATCGATGCCCATCTCAAACGCAACGAGCGCATCATGCCCAAACAGCAAGGCGACTGCGTGATGCTTGAGGGGCTTGAATTCGATACCAAGCGATCTCGCGTAACCATCGAGGGGAAGCGCATTGACTTCACGCCCAAGGAATTCCAGATTCTGTTCTTGCTCGCGAGCCATCCGGGCGAAGTGTTTACCCGCGAACAGCTCATCGAGGCGGTGTGGGGGGAGGAGTTTGTCGGCGAGACATCGAGCTTGCCCGTGTTCATACGCAAAATCCGGGAGAAAATCGAAGAGGACCCCTCGCATCCGGTGTATCTGCAAACCGCGTGGCGCTCAGGGTATCGTTTCGGGAACTAA